The sequence CAACAACGCGGCACAGCTGGGCAACACCCCGCAGGTTCCCCACCCTGCCGCGGGTATCGCCTTTCCGCCCCTGCTGATTGTTCCCGGCTCGCCCGGCTACACCGCCCTGGCCCTGATGCTGGCCCCGGTGGCCCTGTGGACGCTCACCGTATGGCTGGCCTCGCGCGGCAGTACGACATCGCGCTGACCAGCCCTCAGCAGTGACCCTGCACCGGCGCATCCGACGAAACGGCCGGGCGAGCACCGCTTTTCCTCACGATTCCCGGGCGGCGACACCCGTTTCGTCGCCCGGGACCGGACCCAAGAAAGCGAACGATGGGGAACACATTTTCGTCCGACCACTGTAAGTGGTGCGGCGGCAAACGCGACCAGCGGCACACCGGGCGCCCCGGCGAGTACTGCAGCACCAAGTGCCGGCAGGCAGCCCACACCCAACGCCAGAAGGGGCTGCTCCCCGACACCGCCGACTTCGACACCTTCCTCCACAGCGAGCTGGACTCCGCCTGCGCCGAGATCCGCGATCTCCAGCGGGCCCTGCACACCCCCAGCCCCGCCGAAACGCCCCTGGAACGCCTGCTGGAACTGCAGCGGCGCATAGAGCAGCTCACCCCGGCCGTGGTCGGCCGCACCAAACGCCTCGGCTCCTCCTGGGAGATGATCAGCCAGCTCCTCGGCATGAACAAGGACACCGTCCGCAAGAAGTACAACTCCTCCGTCGTCCAGCGCGCCCTGACCCGCCGCCACTGCAGGACGGCGCCCGCCGGCCCGACCCCCCGGCCCGCCCCGTCCATTCCCGCGCAGCGCCGGCCCCAGCAGCAGCCCTCCGTCCAGCACCCCGGCACCGAGGACACCGACAACGAGAACACCGAACCCGCACCGGACACAGACCCCGCCCCCTCACCCGCACCGCTCAGCACCCGCCCCGCACCGCTGGACTTCGCCTGCGTGCTCAGCAACCTCCAGCGCGCCTCCCGGCACAGCCTCAGGACCCTGAGCAAGAAGACCGCCCTCTCCCCCAGCTTCCTGTCCCGGACCATGAGCGGCGAGCGCTTCCCGAGCTGGGAAGCGACCGTCTCCATCGCCCGCGCCTGCGGCGCCGACCCCGAAGTCCTCAGAAAGGTCTGGGAGGACGCCGACATCCGCCGCAGCCGCAAGCCCCGACCCGAGACCCTGGACTCGGCACTCCGCTACTTACACCACCGGGCCGGCAGCCCCACCGCCTGGTCGATGTCCCTCAACAGCGGCCACCTCCTGACCCAGGACCACATCACCGGCCTCCTCGAAGGAACCACGACAGGAACCTGGGAGGAGATCCAGATCCTGGTCCAGACCCTCGACGGCGAATACACCTACTTCGAACCGCTCTGGCACCAGGCAACCACCCACCACAGCGGCAGTGCCCCCACACCCCCCGCCGGCACCAACACCGGTACCAGTACAGCCGCGCCCGCCTCCACCGGCCACAGCAGCACCAACCGGATCGAAGAACTCATCACCGCCTTCGGCAACGTCCTCAGCAACACCACCCGCCCCGCCAACTCCCCCACCGCACCCCGACGCCGGCACCCCGCCCCCATCACCCCCGCCACCACCTGGACCGGCCGGTAACCCCACCACAACCCACGAACCCCAGCCCGCATGACGAAGCCCCCTCGACCGAGGGGGCTCCGCCGTGCGGGTCAGGAGCCGCTGAACCAGTCCGGGCGCCCGGACGAACGGTCAGACTTGCGTATGCCGGAGGTCACGCGGCGTGCTCGTAGACGACCGTGGTGGTGGGGCAGTCCTCCGCGAGGCCGAGCAGCGCCTGCCGCTCCGCCTCGTCCATGGCCAGGTCCCAGCGCAGCTTCGTCCCGACCCAGGCAGCGGCGTAGGTGCAGTGGTAGGCGCCGTCCGAGGGCAGCCACTGGGCCGGGTCCTTGTCGGACTTGGAGCGGTTGGAGGCCGCGGAGACCGCGATCAGCGTGTCGGGGCTGCCCTGGTCGTTCGCGTACGCCTCCCGCCGCGCCGCACTCCACGGCGTCGGCTCAGCTGGCAGGGAGCGGTATTCGAATCGTGCGGTATTCCCGTCTGGCGCTCATGGCGGCTGGCGTGTGTGTCGCGACCAATTCCGGGGGGCTCGGCGCCCGAGGCGATTACCGCCTGGTCCGTCAGCATCCACCGGGAAGTCCCTCGGGTACCCAAGCAAATCGCACCACAGGGTCGCGACAGACCACCGTGCACCACCGCGCGCTGATCGCAGGCCTTGGTCCCGCCCGCCGGGCCCCGAGTCGGCCGGTCGATTGCCAGGCGCAGCCGAGACGGCGGAGTCCAGTCCCAGCCGATCCGGATCGGGTACGCACGATGCCGGCGCCCCCTGTGCTCAGGGGGCGCCGGCATCACAGGTCGGTCGGACGCGGGTGCTGCGGCCGTGTCAGAGGACGTGCAGCGGGTCCAGGCGGTTCGCGTCGGGGCTGGGAAGCTCGGTGACGGCGGGCTCGCGGCCCCAGCCGCGCGGGTCGGTTTCGGCGGCGTGACGGAGCAGGACGAGGACGGGGCTGGGCTGGGTCGATTCCATGTGCAGGTTCCCTTCGGGTGGTGATGAGTGGTGCCGGTGCGGTTCAGGAGATCCAGGCGTTCACGGCGAAGCGGTTGTCAGCGAACTTGCCGGACGGACAGCTGATGGGCAGTACCTCGTGGTAGACGGTCCCAGGGAAGAGGAGCAAGGTGTCGAAGGCGGGCTCGATCTCCTGGTAGGAGTCCGCACGCCACGCCTTGCCGTCAGCAGCAGCGACGTCGTACAGGCGCAGGGCCCCGCCGGTGAACGGTTTCGGCCGACGGTGGAAGTAGTAGAGGGCAGTGAGTTGGTGGACGGGGTCGAAGCCGAGTTCACCGGCGTCGGTGTGAGGGGCGAAGCCGGCGCCGTCGCCGTAGGCCGTGATCTGGGTGGCGACCTTGACGCCGGGTGCCTGGCTGCCCAGGACGGAACGGGCTAGCGGCACGGCGTTCGCGAGGGCCTGGCGCAGGAACGGGCTGTCGATGGGCAGGTAGGCCGCCTGTCGCCCGAACTCGGAGTCGTCGCCGGCCACGTACTCGGCTTGGTGATCGACGGCGAAGGCGTGTAGGCGTTCCGCGTTCTCGGCGCCGAGGAAACCGTCCAGACGCAGGATCGGAGCCGGGATCACCGCCACCGGCTTCACCGGGCCGGACAGGGTCCGCGGCCCTACGAAGGTGTCTGCCGGGGCCGTCTGCCGTCCGTCTCTCAGAGCGTCTGTCATGCCCGTAGCCAACGCGGAGCCAAGCGGGTTCGACAGGGCGCACGCCCGGCGCACCAATGCGCCACCGGCCGCGCCCTTTTGCGAGGCCAGGATCCGGCACGGCCGTCTCACCCGGTACGGGACGAGACGCGTCAGACTGGTACGGCGAAGGCCTGCTGGGGTTGGCCGGTGGTGTAGTAGGCGGTGACGGCGGTGAGGATCTCGTCCTCGGTGATCAGGCCGGTGGGGTCGGTGTGGTGTTCGGCGGCGACGCGGCGTGCCTGGTCCGGTTCCGCGCCGAGCGTGACGAGCATGAGGTCGACCGCGTTGACGGTGACGCGGCGGTCGCCGTCGTGGTCGGCGGCCGTGAACACCGCCCGGTGCCAGGGCAGGGCGATCCGGGTGAACGCTTCCGGGTCCTGGTGCAGGCCGGCCAGGGCGGCGCCGACGAACTCCCCGCGGGTGATGAGTCCGTCGAGGTCGCCGTCCGCGAGGCCGGCCATGCCCTCCCAGTACCGGTCGGCCGCCTCCCGCAGAGCGGCCTGGCCCGTGTCGTCGGCGACGTCGAAGGCGCGAGCGACCCGCTCGGCCATGAGCTGGAAGTCCCGGCGGGTGATGTGTCCGTCACCGTCCTGGTCGAAGGTGTGGAAGCGGGCCGCCATCTTGGCGGCGTAGTCGTCGAGCTCACTCACGGGGGAAACCTCGCAGGTCGGCACAGCGGGAAGGCCGAGACTAGGCGGGCCACGAAGGCCTCGGTGCCGCTGCGCATGTGCGCCCGTGCGCCGCCGCCGCGCCCCGCCGGGCTCCCGAACACTGTTCGAGGATGAAGCCCGCCCGCCCGCCTCATGCGGCCGGACGCTCCGTCGCCTGCCCGAAGGGATGACCGTGATCACCCTGACCGAGACGCTCGCCGTCCGCACCGTGCCCGGATTCCTGGACCCGAAAGAGATCACCGAGCTCACCGCGCTCCTTGACGATCATCTCGCGGCCATCAGCTGGCGCCCCGCGTACGTGGGCGAGGAACTCGACGACCTTCCCGCCCGCGTGCACGAGGTACTCGACCGTGCGGTCGCCCGGCACCTGCCGGAGATCCGCCAGGTGTTCCCCTCGGCTGTGGGGGCCTCGCCGTGGCAGTTCATCCAGTTCGGGCCGGGCGAGGGCGCGGTCCGCCACCTCGACGGCATCGGGCCCGACCCGCTGGCCCACCCGCGGCATGTCGCCCGCATCGGCGTGACCATCGAGGACGCCACCGCCGGAGGCGGGTTCTTCATCGAGACCGGCCCCGGCGAAGCCGTATGGGACACACGGCTCGACGCCGGACCCCACACCGGCTACGAGCCGGGCATGCGGTTCACCCGTATCGCACCCCACGACAAGATCTCCCGCGGCGAGCAGGACACGTCCTGGATCCACACCGTCACCGGCAGCCCCACCGTCCTGCCCGCCGACACCGGCACCGCCACCGTCTACGGGGCCCAGCTCATCCATGGCATCAACCCCGTCCACCAGGGGCACTGCCGCAAATTCATCACCGGACTCACATCAGGCCGGTGACCGATTACCGCTCGCCCCGGCGGAACGGCGACCGCGGCCGGCGGGCCTGTCTTCGGGCGGACAGGACAGGGCCGGGAGACCTGTCGGTGTGGGTCAGGACTGGCCTTGCTGCATCATGTTGCGCGCCTGCGCCTGCCCTTCGGCAGGTGCCCCCTCCTCCGAGCCGTCCTGGGCGCCCTCGTCACCGGCGACGGTGGTGATGACGAGTTCGGGCTCGTCGGCGTAGAGGTCCTTCTCGGTCATGGCGAATCCTCCTCATGCGGCGGCAGGGCGCCGGCCGCCCGCCGATGATGCCACTACGCAAGGTGGTGATCCGACAGCGGAGGGTCGCCGCCGATGGTGTCCGTGCCCCGGCAACCCGGTCGTCGGCGAGAAGCCGACGGGTGGTGGGGAGTGCGGCTCGGGGGCAGCCGCCGGTGTGCCCGCTCTCGGCCGAAGCACCCTCAAGGGCTCGGCGGGTTCTCCGCAGGCGGGACCGGGTTCACGCCGGATACGGTCCGGTGCCACGTCGCCGGTGATGCCCGAAGGCGGTCGGGCGTGCAAGGCCCTCGGGGCTGGTGGGACCGCGGGTGAGGTGTCGCGTCTTCTTCGACGAGGCGGAACGGACATCACCGTGTGGTCGCCAAGTCTGACGGCTACTCCACCGGCGCCTTCTCTCGGCAGGCGTTGCCGGTACCGGTCTGAGCCGAGTCCCCGGCACGCACCGGTATAGCGGAGGGGGCGGCCGCCCGTGAGCTGGGCGGTTCCGCATGTGCTGTGGCGGGCGCTGGCCGCAGGTCCCTCTCCGGGCGTCGGAATCACGATCAGTGCGGATCTCCCGAGAGACTGAGCAGTCTGGAGGCGGTCCGGCGCTGTGTTGCTCCTGCCGAACCGGAGGCCTAGAGCAGCCGGGGTCAGTGAGAGCGGTCGCTGATCATGCGGGTGAGGGTGAGCAGGCCGGCGCGGGCGGGCCCGATCAGTTCGGCGGCCTCGAGTGCCACCGTCGCGTCAGCCGTGCGTCGCTCAGCCTCGCGTTCGGCCCACGTCCTGCCGCCCGCTGCCTCCACCAGCGCCGCGGCGTCTGCCAGCTGGGTTTCGGTGAGCGGGGCGGGCAAACGGTAGAGGTGTGCCAGTTCCTCCGAGGCGGGGTTGGTCGCGGTGAGAGCGGCCACCACTGGCAGAGACTTCTTGCGGGACCGCAGGTCGGACAGGTGCGGCTTCCCGGTGGCCTGCGGGTCGCCCCAGATACCCAGGATGTCGTCGACGAGCTGGAACGCGGCTCCCGCGTGGTGTCCGAACCGGCGCAGGTGGGCCGTCCGGGCCGCATCCGCGCCACCGGCCAGCGCCCCGAGCGCGCACGACAGGGCGATCAGGGAACCCGTCTTCGCCTCCGCGACGGCCATGCTCTCGGCCAAGGTGACGTCATGGCGGTCCTCGGCCGCGGTGTCGGCGAACTCGCCCTCGACAAGCTGCTGCACGGCGTCGTCCAGCCACCCCGGACCCGCCCCGCTGGTCGGAGCGGGCGCCTCGGACAGGATCCGCATCGCCAGGGAGAGCAGGGCGTCGCCGGTCAGGATCGCGGCGGGCAGCCCGAACACCGACCAAGCGGCAGGACGGTGGCGCCGCAGGGTGTCACCGTCGATGACGTCGTCGTGCAGCAGCGACATGTTATGCACGAGCTCGACCGCCGTCGCGGCCTCCAGCGCCTGCTCCGCCCGGCCGCCGACGCCCTGGCACGCGAGCAGCGCCAATGCCGGACGCAGGGCCTTGCCTGAAGCGCTCGGCTCCGGCACTCCGTTGCGGTCCCACCAGCCGAAGTGGTACCCGGCCACGGTCCGCGCCGATGGGGGAAGCCGCCCCACCGCCTTACGCAGCTCCGGATCGACCAGATCGCGGGCTTGACGCAAGATCAGCCCGGCGTTCCCACCCAGGCTCTCGGGGGAAGGAGCCGGTGTCACCCGAGCCCTCCCTGCGGGCCGCCGGTGTGGCACGCGTGAGTGGCATCTAGGCCGGGCGGCCTGATCGGACGGTGCATCAGGACTTTCCCCCAGGGCTCTTCGAAGCGGAGAACACGGCGGACGCGCCACCGATCGGATGATCCCAAAGGGAAGGTAGCCGGTGCCCACGGCCGCCGTGACGGAGCCCCAGCCAGCTTACAGAGACCCTCCCGCCTGCGAGGAGCGGGCGCGGACCGCCCTGGGCGCCGACGGGTGCGGACCAGGAGCCTGGCGGCCGGCAGCCATGACTCAACGGGCTGCCGCCTTCGGCCCCGACCGCTGGCAGTCGATGCGGATCCGGGCCGGTGTTCCCCTCGGCGCTTCGCTTCGGGCATGATCCACCGGGGTCGCCGCGGGCGGGCCCGCGCCCGGCCCCGGGCACTTCACCACCATGCGGGAACGACGATGACCAGCGCAGTACCCTCCAGCCGCCAGGACACCGACCGGCCGCAGGAACTGCCCTTGGTCGGTACACCACCGCAGGCCGCTCACGGCACGCAGGAGACCGAGTTCTATCTTCCGGAACTCCCGCGTCTGCTGCCGTCCGCGTACCACCCCAACGCCGTCGAGATCGAGGTCCGATCCAACGCGTGGGTGTGCCGCCACCTTCAGTCCTGCTTCACCGACGAGCAGGCCCTGCTCTCGTATCTGCGCCAGCGCGCCGGTCTCTACGGCCCGGCCGTCTCACCGCTCGCGGACGGGCAACGGGCTGGTGACATCGCCGACTTCTACCAATACGTCACCATCGTCGACGACGCCATCGCAGGCACATCCACCTCCGAACAGCAGGCCCGCGGCGCCCTCGCCAGGATCACCCACGGCTTCGGGACCGAAACCGACGACACCTCGCCGCTGATCCGCGCCGGCGCCGACCTGTGGCGTCGCATCACCCCCGGTCTCTCCCCGGCGCAGGTGGGCCGGTTCAAGGAGAGCCTGGCCATCAGCCTGGGCGGCTACGCCGATGAGGTACCCCACCGCCACGCGGGCCACGTCCTGGCCCTCGACGGCTACATGAAGTTGCGCGTGGTCAGCTTCGGCTGGCCCTTCGTCGCACTGATGACCGAGTACGGCGCCCGCGTCGACATGATCGACCTCCACCCGACCCCCGAGTTCGAGAAGGCCAACGGGCACGCGGTGCGCCAGATGATCCTCGTCAACGACCTGCTGTCCTGGCGCAAGGAACATGCCCGGGCCGACACCATGAACGCCGTCGCCGTCCTGCAGCACAACGACAACCTCGACCTCCAGGACGCCGTCAACGCGCTTTGCCACCTCATCGAGGCCGAAGGCCGCGCCTACCTCACCGCCCGCGACCGTATCCTCAACGGCCCCCTCGGAGGCCGCACCGACGTCGCAACCTACCTCGACGCCCTCGACCACCTCATCGGCGGCACCCAGGCATACCATTACCTCACCCCGCGCTACTTCGGCGACGGCTACGCACCCGACGGCTCCACCTCCGGCTGGCTCAGCCTCACCGAACCCCTCGCCCGACTGCGCCCCCAGCCGCAGAGGACGCCCACCGTGGCGTAGGGGGCAGGCCCCGGCCGGAAACTCTGACGGGTACCACACCCAGGCACGGGATTCGGTGACACAGGGGCTCCGCGCCGGGCACCGGGTCGAGCCGCCGCCCGGCGCCAAGGGGACATCCTCAGCCGATGGCACGGCGGACCGGTCGGAGCTACCCGCGAATAGCGCCGA is a genomic window of Streptomyces sp. NBC_01237 containing:
- a CDS encoding helix-turn-helix domain-containing protein; this translates as MGNTFSSDHCKWCGGKRDQRHTGRPGEYCSTKCRQAAHTQRQKGLLPDTADFDTFLHSELDSACAEIRDLQRALHTPSPAETPLERLLELQRRIEQLTPAVVGRTKRLGSSWEMISQLLGMNKDTVRKKYNSSVVQRALTRRHCRTAPAGPTPRPAPSIPAQRRPQQQPSVQHPGTEDTDNENTEPAPDTDPAPSPAPLSTRPAPLDFACVLSNLQRASRHSLRTLSKKTALSPSFLSRTMSGERFPSWEATVSIARACGADPEVLRKVWEDADIRRSRKPRPETLDSALRYLHHRAGSPTAWSMSLNSGHLLTQDHITGLLEGTTTGTWEEIQILVQTLDGEYTYFEPLWHQATTHHSGSAPTPPAGTNTGTSTAAPASTGHSSTNRIEELITAFGNVLSNTTRPANSPTAPRRRHPAPITPATTWTGR
- a CDS encoding 2OG-Fe(II) oxygenase; the encoded protein is MTDALRDGRQTAPADTFVGPRTLSGPVKPVAVIPAPILRLDGFLGAENAERLHAFAVDHQAEYVAGDDSEFGRQAAYLPIDSPFLRQALANAVPLARSVLGSQAPGVKVATQITAYGDGAGFAPHTDAGELGFDPVHQLTALYYFHRRPKPFTGGALRLYDVAAADGKAWRADSYQEIEPAFDTLLLFPGTVYHEVLPISCPSGKFADNRFAVNAWIS
- a CDS encoding EF-hand domain-containing protein, with amino-acid sequence MSELDDYAAKMAARFHTFDQDGDGHITRRDFQLMAERVARAFDVADDTGQAALREAADRYWEGMAGLADGDLDGLITRGEFVGAALAGLHQDPEAFTRIALPWHRAVFTAADHDGDRRVTVNAVDLMLVTLGAEPDQARRVAAEHHTDPTGLITEDEILTAVTAYYTTGQPQQAFAVPV
- a CDS encoding polyprenyl synthetase family protein; the encoded protein is MTPAPSPESLGGNAGLILRQARDLVDPELRKAVGRLPPSARTVAGYHFGWWDRNGVPEPSASGKALRPALALLACQGVGGRAEQALEAATAVELVHNMSLLHDDVIDGDTLRRHRPAAWSVFGLPAAILTGDALLSLAMRILSEAPAPTSGAGPGWLDDAVQQLVEGEFADTAAEDRHDVTLAESMAVAEAKTGSLIALSCALGALAGGADAARTAHLRRFGHHAGAAFQLVDDILGIWGDPQATGKPHLSDLRSRKKSLPVVAALTATNPASEELAHLYRLPAPLTETQLADAAALVEAAGGRTWAEREAERRTADATVALEAAELIGPARAGLLTLTRMISDRSH
- a CDS encoding terpene synthase family protein, encoding MTSAVPSSRQDTDRPQELPLVGTPPQAAHGTQETEFYLPELPRLLPSAYHPNAVEIEVRSNAWVCRHLQSCFTDEQALLSYLRQRAGLYGPAVSPLADGQRAGDIADFYQYVTIVDDAIAGTSTSEQQARGALARITHGFGTETDDTSPLIRAGADLWRRITPGLSPAQVGRFKESLAISLGGYADEVPHRHAGHVLALDGYMKLRVVSFGWPFVALMTEYGARVDMIDLHPTPEFEKANGHAVRQMILVNDLLSWRKEHARADTMNAVAVLQHNDNLDLQDAVNALCHLIEAEGRAYLTARDRILNGPLGGRTDVATYLDALDHLIGGTQAYHYLTPRYFGDGYAPDGSTSGWLSLTEPLARLRPQPQRTPTVA